The nucleotide sequence GACGAACGGCGCCGACGAACCGCTCACCGTCACCACCATGGAGACCACGACGCCGGGCTTCGCGATGACGACCGATCCGCTGCCGGTCGATGTCGAGGCGGGCGCGACGGTCCAGGTCGAGACGGTGTGGACGGTGACGGACTGTGAGGCCGCCGCCCGGTTCGCCGAGGCGACCGTCGCCGTCAACATCCACAACGAGAGCATGGACACCCGCGTCTCGCAGCCGCTGGACAACACGACGCTGATCGAGCTGGTCCGCCTCTCGGTCCGCGTCTGCGAAACGTAAAGATCTGCCCATTGCCCTTTCGCTGGCCCCCCGCGATGACCTAGAAACGAAGTACGGACCGCAAGGTCCACGCACGGCGGTAGGGAACCCACGCGGCGATCCACCCATGTACGGGCAGTCGTCCCCGGGAATGCCGGGGCGACGGACGCGATGCACGCTCTGGTAACCCATCTCAGCCGTGTCAGCGGCGGCGCCCTACCTCACGCGGGGCGCCGCTCGCATGTGCGTGACGCAGCCCCGCCGTGAGGTGAGTTTCTAGCCCGCCTCGGACGCCGGCGTCCGCACGTGTTCGGCCAGCGTGAGCCCCACCTCGGCGCCGCGGGCGTACGCGTCGGCGCACTGGCGGATCCACGCGCCGACGCCGTCCGGCGCACCGCCCGCGTACGCCTGCGCCAGCGCCTCGTAGGCCCGCTCCAGCGCGAGGTGCCCGGCCTCCGGCACGCTCACCGCCTTCGTGTCGACGCCCAGGGCGACGAGCACGACCCGCTCCGCCGCCCGCGCGACCACGCCGTCGGCGACCCCGAACGTGCGCAGCGCCAGCAGCTCACCGTGCACCAGCGCCGCGACGACAACGCCCGGCGCCGCGGTCGGCGCCGTCGCCAGCCGCAGCAACTGGTCGAGCCGGACGGCGTCCGCCGACTCGCGCGGGCGCCCCAGCTGATCGGCGTCGGCGACCAGATCGCGTGCGGCCAGCATGTGCAGCCTGGCCAGCGCCTGCCGCGGCGACCGTCCCCACACCTGGGCCAGCTCGGGTACCGCCGCCGTGACCCGCAGCGCGCCCTGCAGCACCGGATCGTCGACGGCGTCCGGGTCACCGCCATCGAGCGCGGCCGATGCCTGCGCACCACGCAGCGCGGACAACGCCGCCACCCGGCCGGCGTCGCGGCGCATGGCCGGATGCCGGAGCAACGCGTCGACGGAGCTGCGGGCCTGCGCGGCCGCCGCACCCACGCCGGTCAGGCTGAGCACCTCAGCGAGCGGATCGTCCATGCGGTCAGCCTAGGAGGGGCCGGGCAAGACCGGCGATGAGAGGGGGCCGGAGGTCTCCTCGACATCGTCGGTGCGAGGCGCAGGATCGGGTGGCCGTACAGGAGCTTGCTCGGCCCGACGACTCTGATGTCCAGCCAAGAAGCCCGATTGACAAAAATCAACTTTACATACAAGAATCTCTTCGCATGAGGGATGTGCTCTACCTCGACGAGGTCGGCAAGGCCGAAGCGCTGATGAAGCCGCAGCGCGTGGAAGTGCTGCGGCAGTTGGCCGAGCCACGCTCGTGCACCGAGGTCGCCAGAGCCCTCGGCCAGACGCCACAGTGGGTCTACTACCACGTGAAACGCCTGGTCGACGCGGGTTTGGCGGTCCGGGTGAACGAGCGCCGGGTGCGCGGCATCAACGAAGGCGTCTACCAGGCGACCGCCCGGTCGTACTGGCTGTCGCCGCGCCTGGTCGGCCGGCTCGGCCCCCGTCGGAGCAGGGACGCCCTCAGCCTCGGCTACTTGCTCGACCTCATGGAGGAGGTGCAGGACGATGTCGCGACGATCGCGGGCCTGGCCGGCAGCCCGGCCGCGCCCGAGCTGCCGTCCATCGGCGTCTCCGGCGAGATCCGGGTCGACCCGGAGCGGCGCCAGGAGTTCCTCGCCGACCTGCGCTCCACCCTCGAGGACCTCTTCACCCGTTACGGAGGCGCCGACGGCGACGAGTTCCGGCTCGCCGTCGCGCTGTACCCACGCATCGCGAAGGAGACCCCACGATGACCCCGCCCGCCAGGTTGCGAGCCCGCGCGCAGGCGCCGCTGGCCGCCGTCCGCCGCGCGCTCACCGATCCCGCCGCCCTGCGCAGCTGGCTGGCCGAGTTCGCCGAGGTCGACCCGCGGCGGCGACGCTACGCGTTCTGGGGCCGCTACACGCCCGACGGCGCCGAGCCGCGGCAGCGCCTGCTCCATCTCGACGACACCACCATCCTGCTCGCCTGGTCGCTGGGCGGTGAGGACACGACGACCGAGATCGTGCTGGCCCCGGACGGGCCCGACGCCACGCTCATCACGCTGACCCAGTCGCACGTGCCGCCGTGGAGCGTCGAGGTCGCCGAGACCGACATCCTCGGCATGCTCCCGACGTTCTGGGCGCTGTCCATCGCCAACCTCGTCGACTACCTCGAGGGCCGCGACCTCACCCCGAAGTGCGACTTCACCTCGCTCGACATGCGTGGCGAGGTCACCATCGCCGCGACACCCCGGGACGTCTACGAGTCGATGGTCGACCCCGGGCTGTATCGCCAATGGTTCGGCGCCAACGTCCAGATCGAACGGCACGTCGGCGGCCGGTTCGCCATGGGCGGCTTCGACCTGGACGACGAGCCCGCGGTCATCGTCGAGCTGGAGCCGGACCGCAAGGTGAGGCTCGAGTGGCCGTCGCTGGTCGCCACCTGGGAGCTCGAAGGCTCCAACGGCGGCACCCGGCTGACGTTCGTGCACAGCGGCTTCGACGAGGACAACCCGCCGTACGGCGGCTGGCTCGGCTGGCTCGGCGGAGTCGCAGCGTTGCGCCGGTTCCACGAGCTGTACCACCCCGACCTGATCTGGGTGCAGCTCGACCTGCCCGGCCTCCCCGACGGCATGCTGACGGAGTCAAGCCATGACCAGCGCTGACGTCGTCGCCCGGGCCGGCCGGCGTGAGTACGCCGGACTGGCCGTCCTCACCCTGCCCACGACCCTCATCTCGCTGGACATGAGCGTGCTGTACCTGGCGCTGCCGCACCTCGGCGCCGACCTCGGCGCGAGCAGCCTGCAGCAGCTGTGGATCACCGACGTGTACGGCTTCATGGTCGCCGGGCTGCTGATCACGATGGGGACGATCGGCGACCGCATCGGCCGGCGCCGGCTGTTGCTGATCGGTGCGGCGGCGTTCAGCGTCGCCTCGGTCGTGGCCGCCTACTCCACCAGTCCCGAGATGCTCATCGTCACCCGTGCGCTGCTGGGGGTCGCCGGCGCGACGCTGATGCCGTCGACGTTGACGCTGATCAGCACCATGTTCCGCGACCCGCGCCAGCACGGCATGGCGATCGCCGTCTGGATGGCGTGCTTCATGGGCGGCCTGGCCCTCGGCCCCATCGTCGGCGGCGTGTTGCTCGAGCACTTCTGGTGGGGCTCGGTGTTCCTGCTCGGCGTGCCGGTGATGCTGCTGCTCCTGGTCACCGGGCCGGCGGTGCTGCCCGAGTACCGCAACCCGGCGGGCGGCCGGCTCGACCCGGTCAGTGTGCTGCTCTGCCTCGGCACGGTACTGCCGCTGGTCTACGGACTGAAGGAGATCTCCCGCGACGGTGTCCGGGTGCTGCCCGCGGCGGCGGTCGTGGCCGGGCTGCTGGCCGGGCACCGGTTCGTCCGCCGGCAGCGGGCGTCGGCCGAGCCGATGCTCGACCTGCGGCTGTTCGGCAACCGCACCTTCACGGCCGGGCTGACCATCTCGACCATCGCCGGAGTCATGGCCGGCAGCCAGCTGTTCGTCTATCTGTACCTGCAATTGGTGGCCGGCCTGTCGCCGCTGGACGCCGCGCTGTGGCTGCTGCCGTCGGCGCTGGTGACGATCGTCAGCCTGCAGGTCGCTCCGTTGCTGGCCCGGCGGTTCGCGCCGGCGCGGGTCATGGCGGCCGGGCTGGTGCTCGTCGCGGCGGGCTACGTCCTGCTGACGCGGGTCGACGGGTCCGGCTCGCTCGGGCTGCTGATCACCGGGCTCGTGGTGACCGCGGTCGGCATCGGGCCGATGGCCGGGCTCAGCATGGGGCTGGCGCTCGGCTCGGTCCGCCCCGACCAGGCCGGCTCCGCGGCGGCGATGTCCGAGACGGCCGGCGAGTTCGGCATCGCCGCCGGAGTCGCCGTCATGGGGGTCATCGGCACCGCGATCTACCGCCACGCCGCCGACGCCGACCAACTGCCCGCCCCCCGAGGGGAACTCGCCGCCGACGTCCGCGACGCCCTGGCCGGCGCGCTCAACGGCACGGCGACCGTCAGCGCCGTGATCGCCGTCGGGCTCGGCGTCCTCGCCCTGGCCGCCCTTCGCCACGTCCGCCCGGTCGGCGCCGAGGACCCACCGTGACGACCGCGGTTCTACGACTGGGGCGATGCGGTCGTGGCGCACCCGTTCGCCAGCATGCTGGTCACGCTCGGCTTCCTCCGCTCCGAACTCCACCTCGCCGACGACACCCGCGAGCACGACGGGTGCGCGACGCCTACCTCGAGGCGTTCGCCGAAGCTCGTGACGGAACTCGAGCTGGCCTGCCGGGTCGGCAAGATCGCGCGGTCGCTGGTCTGGCTCCCCGCGGTACGCGCGGAGGGCTTCGAGAGCGCCGGGGCCTTCCGGCGGGCGCCACTGTCGTCGCTGGCCGCGGTGCTGGCCGAGTCACCGATCGACCTCGGCTGACCCAGCGCCAGGGCCCACCAGACCACGGTCACGGAACGACGCC is from Jiangella alkaliphila and encodes:
- a CDS encoding Fic family protein, translating into MDDPLAEVLSLTGVGAAAAQARSSVDALLRHPAMRRDAGRVAALSALRGAQASAALDGGDPDAVDDPVLQGALRVTAAVPELAQVWGRSPRQALARLHMLAARDLVADADQLGRPRESADAVRLDQLLRLATAPTAAPGVVVAALVHGELLALRTFGVADGVVARAAERVVLVALGVDTKAVSVPEAGHLALERAYEALAQAYAGGAPDGVGAWIRQCADAYARGAEVGLTLAEHVRTPASEAG
- a CDS encoding SRPBCC family protein; its protein translation is MTPPARLRARAQAPLAAVRRALTDPAALRSWLAEFAEVDPRRRRYAFWGRYTPDGAEPRQRLLHLDDTTILLAWSLGGEDTTTEIVLAPDGPDATLITLTQSHVPPWSVEVAETDILGMLPTFWALSIANLVDYLEGRDLTPKCDFTSLDMRGEVTIAATPRDVYESMVDPGLYRQWFGANVQIERHVGGRFAMGGFDLDDEPAVIVELEPDRKVRLEWPSLVATWELEGSNGGTRLTFVHSGFDEDNPPYGGWLGWLGGVAALRRFHELYHPDLIWVQLDLPGLPDGMLTESSHDQR
- a CDS encoding MFS transporter, whose amino-acid sequence is MTSADVVARAGRREYAGLAVLTLPTTLISLDMSVLYLALPHLGADLGASSLQQLWITDVYGFMVAGLLITMGTIGDRIGRRRLLLIGAAAFSVASVVAAYSTSPEMLIVTRALLGVAGATLMPSTLTLISTMFRDPRQHGMAIAVWMACFMGGLALGPIVGGVLLEHFWWGSVFLLGVPVMLLLLVTGPAVLPEYRNPAGGRLDPVSVLLCLGTVLPLVYGLKEISRDGVRVLPAAAVVAGLLAGHRFVRRQRASAEPMLDLRLFGNRTFTAGLTISTIAGVMAGSQLFVYLYLQLVAGLSPLDAALWLLPSALVTIVSLQVAPLLARRFAPARVMAAGLVLVAAGYVLLTRVDGSGSLGLLITGLVVTAVGIGPMAGLSMGLALGSVRPDQAGSAAAMSETAGEFGIAAGVAVMGVIGTAIYRHAADADQLPAPRGELAADVRDALAGALNGTATVSAVIAVGLGVLALAALRHVRPVGAEDPP
- a CDS encoding winged helix-turn-helix domain-containing protein, with translation MRDVLYLDEVGKAEALMKPQRVEVLRQLAEPRSCTEVARALGQTPQWVYYHVKRLVDAGLAVRVNERRVRGINEGVYQATARSYWLSPRLVGRLGPRRSRDALSLGYLLDLMEEVQDDVATIAGLAGSPAAPELPSIGVSGEIRVDPERRQEFLADLRSTLEDLFTRYGGADGDEFRLAVALYPRIAKETPR